The following are encoded in a window of Telmatobacter sp. DSM 110680 genomic DNA:
- a CDS encoding sialate O-acetylesterase, with amino-acid sequence MRKSFLPVVLLLSSVGISAQVTLPKVLSSHMVIQRDLPVHVWGDAPPGRPVTVSFRDETRGTEAGPTGHWSVYLKPGAAGGPFQLTVKAVTSATETAPQASPITLDDIMVGDVWVASGQSNMEFPLSRANTAAQDLPAATNPQIRLLMIRKRSSDYAMPDADTDGWTLSNPDTAKDFSAVAWYFARDIASRQHVTIGLIDATWGGTVGEAWVRLTALGEDPALAPIFVARGKMTEKAADAVAEEKDEQRQIAEAKAAGKPIPQFPWHPPLNSWGPGLLWNGMIAPLVPLPIRGVIWYQGESNSALARVHSYDRVMRTLIEDWRHEWGIGDFPFLYVQISNFTSTPNEDWATLREQQVRTLALRNTAMAVTIDIGNPTDVHPTDKLDVGLRLARAARALTYGENVEFFGPMFRQATPEGNSIRTWFDHGQGLKAKGGFVTGFEIAGQDERWVSASATIDGSTVVASSPDVSAPVYVRYGWANSPQCNLFNSEDLPASPFSSER; translated from the coding sequence ATGCGTAAATCATTTCTTCCTGTTGTACTTTTACTTTCCTCTGTAGGTATTTCAGCGCAAGTCACTTTACCCAAGGTTCTTTCCAGCCACATGGTCATTCAGCGCGATCTGCCGGTACATGTGTGGGGAGACGCACCTCCCGGCCGGCCGGTCACCGTTTCCTTCCGGGATGAAACCCGCGGAACCGAAGCCGGACCTACCGGCCATTGGAGTGTCTATCTGAAGCCCGGTGCCGCGGGCGGTCCCTTTCAACTCACGGTGAAAGCCGTCACCTCTGCAACCGAGACCGCTCCACAGGCATCCCCCATCACTCTCGACGACATCATGGTCGGCGACGTGTGGGTCGCATCCGGCCAGTCCAATATGGAGTTTCCTCTCAGCCGCGCCAATACCGCGGCGCAGGATCTTCCCGCAGCCACAAATCCGCAAATTCGCCTGCTCATGATTCGCAAGCGTAGTTCTGACTACGCCATGCCCGACGCGGACACAGACGGTTGGACGCTATCGAATCCTGATACAGCGAAAGATTTTTCAGCCGTCGCCTGGTACTTCGCACGTGACATCGCCTCCCGCCAACACGTCACCATCGGCCTGATCGATGCCACCTGGGGTGGAACAGTGGGTGAGGCATGGGTGCGGCTAACTGCCCTTGGCGAAGATCCCGCCCTGGCGCCGATCTTTGTGGCTCGCGGCAAAATGACTGAGAAGGCCGCCGACGCAGTTGCCGAAGAAAAAGATGAGCAGCGCCAGATCGCCGAAGCCAAAGCCGCTGGTAAACCCATCCCCCAATTTCCCTGGCATCCGCCTCTCAACAGTTGGGGCCCCGGCCTTTTATGGAACGGCATGATCGCGCCTCTCGTCCCTCTGCCCATCCGCGGAGTTATCTGGTACCAGGGCGAAAGCAACAGCGCCCTCGCGCGGGTTCATTCCTACGACCGAGTCATGCGCACCCTCATCGAAGACTGGCGCCATGAGTGGGGCATTGGTGATTTCCCCTTCCTCTATGTCCAGATATCCAACTTCACCTCGACGCCCAATGAAGACTGGGCCACTCTCCGAGAGCAACAGGTGCGCACTCTGGCATTGCGCAATACCGCCATGGCCGTCACCATCGACATCGGCAATCCCACCGACGTCCATCCAACCGACAAACTCGACGTTGGCCTGCGCCTCGCGCGTGCAGCGCGCGCCCTTACCTATGGCGAGAACGTAGAGTTCTTTGGCCCCATGTTCCGCCAGGCCACGCCCGAAGGAAATTCCATTCGTACATGGTTCGATCATGGTCAGGGATTAAAGGCGAAAGGAGGGTTTGTCACTGGCTTCGAAATCGCCGGTCAGGATGAAAGGTGGGTGTCGGCTTCGGCGACAATCGATGGCTCAACGGTCGTGGCCTCCAGCCCCGATGTCTCCGCGCCCGTCTATGTTCGCTACGGTTGGGCCAACAGCCCACAGTGCAATCTCTTCAACAGCGAAGACCTGCCTGCCTCGCCGTTTTCATCCGAACGGTAG
- a CDS encoding peptidase S10, translating into MQVNRLLGAAALAAALLPWCSSARADDDNSTKKPDAAEKVPPSEATTQSTIDVGNQHIAYTSIAGTITVGATDADDAQLGMDGKPLAGSQLAISAPKEAKDAPPVARMFYVAYFKKDVKAEDRPVTFFYNGGPGSSTVWLHMGSLGPKHVVTGGDSHLPAAPYKMVDNANSLIDVSDLVFIDAPGTGFGRLIGKDAEKAFWGVDQDGGAFARFIARFITKYGRWNSPKFIFGESYGTTRSAVLVKMLGDRQNIDLNGVILLSQVFNFTSDIDGANLNPGIDLSYILALPTYAATAWYHKKVSPQPAALDPFLKEVEDFAVGPYLRALTLGTDLSDAERQSVAEKLHAYTGLPVAYLLKANLRVNGGEFEKAFADDLDLTIGRLDTRFTGPSLNPLSESADYDPQSAAISSAYVSLFNSYIRKDLKYGEDQTYFPSADVFGGGSKWDFKHGDNSMVLNVSNDLADAMKTNPHLKVMLNGGYYDLATPFFAAQYEEKHLPIPPSLAKNIEYSWYESGHMVYVHDGSLKQLHDRVSDFIKATVADSKQ; encoded by the coding sequence ATGCAAGTGAATCGCCTCCTTGGCGCTGCCGCACTTGCGGCTGCGCTTCTTCCCTGGTGCTCGTCTGCGCGCGCGGATGACGACAACTCAACAAAGAAGCCTGATGCCGCGGAGAAGGTGCCGCCGAGCGAGGCAACCACGCAGAGCACCATCGACGTCGGCAACCAGCACATCGCCTACACCAGCATTGCAGGGACCATTACGGTAGGTGCGACCGATGCCGACGATGCTCAACTCGGAATGGATGGCAAACCTTTAGCGGGCAGCCAGCTTGCCATCTCCGCTCCAAAGGAAGCCAAGGACGCTCCACCGGTCGCGCGGATGTTCTACGTAGCCTACTTCAAGAAGGACGTCAAAGCCGAAGACCGTCCCGTCACGTTTTTCTACAACGGCGGACCCGGCAGTTCGACCGTCTGGCTGCACATGGGATCACTCGGCCCAAAGCACGTAGTGACAGGTGGCGACTCCCATTTGCCGGCGGCGCCCTACAAAATGGTTGACAACGCCAACTCCCTGATCGATGTCAGCGACTTGGTGTTCATCGACGCCCCGGGAACAGGCTTTGGCCGATTGATCGGCAAAGATGCCGAAAAGGCCTTTTGGGGTGTGGATCAAGATGGAGGTGCATTCGCACGCTTCATCGCACGGTTCATTACCAAGTACGGCCGATGGAATTCCCCGAAGTTTATCTTCGGAGAGAGCTACGGAACCACGCGCTCAGCTGTGCTCGTCAAGATGCTGGGAGATCGCCAGAATATCGACCTGAATGGCGTGATCCTCTTGTCGCAGGTCTTCAACTTCACAAGCGACATTGACGGGGCGAATCTGAATCCAGGAATTGATTTGTCATATATCCTGGCTCTGCCCACCTACGCCGCCACTGCTTGGTACCACAAAAAGGTGTCACCACAGCCGGCTGCGCTCGACCCATTTTTGAAAGAGGTAGAAGACTTCGCCGTAGGTCCCTATTTGCGAGCGCTTACCCTTGGAACAGATCTTTCCGATGCAGAAAGACAATCCGTCGCTGAAAAACTGCATGCCTATACAGGCTTGCCGGTCGCGTATCTGCTCAAAGCCAACCTGCGTGTAAATGGTGGAGAATTTGAGAAAGCCTTTGCAGACGACCTGGACCTCACGATTGGCCGTCTTGATACGCGCTTCACGGGACCGAGCCTGAATCCCCTTAGCGAGAGCGCGGATTACGATCCGCAAAGCGCTGCAATCTCGTCGGCATACGTTTCTCTCTTCAACAGCTATATTCGGAAAGATTTGAAGTACGGGGAAGACCAGACGTATTTTCCTTCTGCCGATGTGTTTGGCGGCGGAAGCAAATGGGACTTCAAACATGGAGACAATTCGATGGTGCTGAATGTCTCAAACGATCTCGCGGACGCGATGAAGACCAATCCCCATTTGAAGGTGATGCTCAACGGAGGGTATTACGACTTGGCCACCCCGTTCTTTGCCGCGCAGTACGAAGAAAAACATCTTCCCATCCCACCGTCGCTCGCAAAGAACATCGAATACTCGTGGTACGAATCGGGCCACATGGTTTACGTACACGATGGAAGCCTGAAGCAACTGCATGATCGCGTGAGCGACTTCATCAAGGCTACGGTCGCTGATTCAAAGCAGTGA
- a CDS encoding metallophosphoesterase, with protein MRLAAVADIHLSAENHERDVRQFLPVNDLADVLVIAGDFTNHGMPEEMRAVLGVLEHIRIPVIAVLGNHDHESGHQDELAGMLRIAGVHLLDGHCHEIDGIGFAGTKGFCGGFAPYELMPFGEQGIKTFVEIAEREAIKLDYGLAQTKAQKKVAITHYAPIKETIVGEPEPIFPFLGSSRLERALQAHQPVLALHGHAHKGTFSAETKSGVRVCNVALPIIRQRGEEHHFALFNL; from the coding sequence ATGAGACTTGCTGCCGTTGCAGACATCCATCTCTCCGCTGAAAATCACGAGCGCGATGTCCGCCAGTTTTTGCCTGTCAACGATCTGGCCGACGTCCTGGTCATCGCTGGCGACTTCACCAACCATGGCATGCCCGAAGAGATGCGCGCCGTCCTTGGAGTGCTCGAACACATTCGCATTCCCGTCATCGCCGTGCTCGGCAATCACGACCATGAGAGCGGTCATCAGGACGAGCTTGCAGGCATGCTCCGCATTGCGGGCGTTCACCTGCTTGACGGCCATTGCCACGAGATTGACGGCATCGGATTCGCCGGCACCAAGGGCTTCTGCGGCGGTTTCGCTCCATACGAGCTCATGCCGTTCGGAGAGCAGGGAATCAAGACCTTCGTCGAGATTGCCGAACGCGAAGCCATCAAGCTTGATTACGGCCTCGCGCAAACCAAGGCTCAAAAGAAAGTTGCCATCACCCACTACGCGCCAATTAAAGAAACCATTGTCGGAGAACCTGAGCCCATCTTCCCATTTCTAGGCAGCTCGCGCCTCGAACGTGCCCTTCAGGCCCATCAGCCAGTTCTCGCGCTCCACGGCCATGCCCACAAAGGAACATTCTCGGCTGAAACCAAATCGGGCGTACGCGTTTGCAACGTGGCTCTGCCGATCATCCGCCAGCGCGGAGAAGAGCATCACTTCGCCCTATTCAATTTGTGA
- a CDS encoding VOC family protein, translating into MRLNRSVPPCPVIPVLIYPDPSAAAEWLSNAFGFTVRLRIANHRIQMRAGEGCFTIAEGTVAPNRSHITQVRIEDARAHCERARKHGAVILTEPTDHMYGERQYNAVDFHGHFWDFTETIADIEPESWGGTSVAL; encoded by the coding sequence ATGCGCTTGAACCGCTCCGTCCCTCCCTGCCCTGTCATTCCTGTTCTCATCTACCCTGATCCTTCTGCTGCCGCAGAGTGGCTGTCGAATGCATTTGGATTTACGGTGCGGTTGCGGATCGCTAACCACCGCATCCAGATGCGAGCCGGCGAGGGGTGCTTCACCATCGCCGAGGGTACGGTTGCCCCCAATCGCTCGCACATCACCCAGGTCCGGATCGAGGATGCGCGTGCGCACTGCGAACGAGCCCGCAAGCACGGCGCGGTCATCCTTACTGAGCCTACCGATCACATGTATGGCGAGCGGCAGTACAACGCGGTGGACTTTCATGGACACTTCTGGGACTTTACGGAAACGATTGCGGACATCGAGCCGGAGAGCTGGGGCGGAACTTCAGTCGCTCTCTGA
- a CDS encoding nucleotidyltransferase, whose protein sequence is MSETGAELPVTSSEEPIWAPDAYACYQGVIRGLLQANVPFAVSGGFAFHHHTGIWRTTKDLDLVTPPDAVPRAFKVLVEEGFETYVQDPVWLAKARRGDYFVDLITGVGNATLTVEQEWIDRAQIDEVLGIRCKVLSAEEMIASKLFVTRRERFDGADIAHLLKACARTLDWDRLRKLTEPHWQMLFGELVLFAYIYPARTSDIPRSVWSELIDRFRNSVFNPQPSQPFRGTLIDPRMFAIDVNEWGERDLYRELCDNYPHNLQETNTTRGKE, encoded by the coding sequence ATGTCGGAAACCGGTGCCGAATTACCCGTAACCTCATCAGAAGAGCCAATCTGGGCGCCCGATGCCTACGCCTGCTATCAAGGAGTCATCCGAGGACTTCTTCAAGCCAACGTTCCGTTTGCTGTCAGTGGAGGCTTTGCCTTTCATCATCACACCGGCATCTGGCGCACCACCAAGGATCTCGATCTCGTAACCCCGCCCGACGCCGTGCCGCGCGCTTTCAAAGTCCTCGTTGAGGAAGGGTTCGAGACCTATGTGCAGGATCCAGTCTGGCTGGCCAAGGCTCGTCGCGGCGACTACTTCGTCGACCTCATTACTGGCGTCGGCAATGCCACTCTAACCGTCGAGCAAGAGTGGATCGATCGCGCACAGATTGATGAAGTTCTCGGCATCCGTTGCAAGGTCCTTTCGGCTGAGGAAATGATCGCGTCCAAGCTGTTCGTCACGCGTCGCGAGCGTTTCGACGGCGCCGACATCGCGCACTTGCTCAAAGCCTGTGCCCGCACGCTCGACTGGGACCGCCTGCGCAAACTCACCGAACCGCACTGGCAAATGCTCTTCGGAGAACTCGTGCTCTTCGCCTACATCTACCCGGCACGCACCAGCGACATTCCCCGGTCTGTGTGGAGTGAACTCATCGATCGTTTCCGGAATTCGGTTTTCAATCCGCAACCCTCGCAACCCTTCCGCGGAACACTCATCGATCCCAGAATGTTTGCCATCGACGTGAATGAGTGGGGCGAACGCGACCTTTATCGCGAACTCTGCGACAACTATCCGCACAACCTGCAGGAAACCAACACCACCCGGGGTAAAGAATGA
- a CDS encoding dipeptidase: protein MRTRVLLASLVVAVPAMFYAQTSPQPSPKMTTKLTPEQVERSAIVIDTHADTPQRFVDENFDLADPLNGGNWNLESAQKGNLGAEFFSIWVDPVPNKGQFARRTLILIDAVKQQVAKHSDKMMFVTSPEGIELAHREHKIAALMGIEGGHSIEDSLALLRQYYALGVRYMTLTWSNSTSWADSSGDINDTSIPHTKEGLNEFGKDVVYEMNRLGMMVDISHVSDRTFYRTLIITRAPVIASHSAARALTDAPRNMTDDMLRAVANSGGPGSKGGVVQVNFYSAFISQQYRDAQKAMQPEVDKAVQALKDKYKAEGKEAPGAEIEKLQRQYADRIPRPPLSALVDHIDHIAKVAGVDHVGLGSDFDGVNGQLPEGMDSPADLPKITAALMQRGYSAEDCRKILGGNLLRVFHEVEQVSKQLQAENRPRITDKQPFQK, encoded by the coding sequence ATGCGGACTCGTGTTTTACTCGCCTCCCTGGTGGTCGCGGTTCCGGCCATGTTCTATGCACAAACTTCACCCCAGCCTTCCCCCAAGATGACGACAAAACTTACCCCTGAACAAGTCGAGCGCTCCGCCATTGTGATCGACACGCATGCCGATACCCCGCAGCGTTTTGTCGATGAGAACTTCGACCTCGCCGACCCACTTAACGGCGGCAACTGGAACCTGGAGTCCGCCCAGAAGGGCAACCTCGGCGCCGAGTTCTTCTCCATCTGGGTCGATCCCGTCCCCAACAAAGGCCAGTTCGCGCGCCGAACGCTCATCCTCATCGACGCCGTGAAGCAGCAAGTCGCCAAACACTCCGACAAGATGATGTTTGTCACCTCGCCAGAAGGCATTGAACTCGCTCACCGCGAACACAAAATCGCCGCGCTCATGGGCATCGAAGGTGGCCACTCCATTGAAGACTCGCTCGCTCTCCTGCGCCAGTACTACGCGCTCGGAGTGCGCTATATGACCCTCACATGGTCCAACTCCACCTCATGGGCCGACAGCTCCGGCGACATCAACGACACCTCCATCCCCCACACCAAAGAAGGCCTCAACGAGTTCGGCAAAGACGTCGTCTACGAGATGAACCGCCTTGGCATGATGGTCGACATCTCCCACGTCTCCGACCGCACCTTCTACCGCACGCTCATCATCACGCGTGCACCCGTTATCGCTTCTCACTCCGCCGCGCGCGCCCTCACCGACGCTCCGCGCAACATGACCGACGACATGCTCCGCGCCGTGGCTAATTCGGGCGGTCCCGGCTCCAAAGGCGGCGTGGTGCAGGTAAATTTCTACTCCGCGTTCATCTCCCAGCAGTACCGCGACGCGCAGAAGGCAATGCAGCCCGAAGTCGACAAGGCTGTTCAGGCGCTCAAAGATAAGTACAAGGCTGAAGGCAAGGAGGCACCGGGCGCAGAAATTGAAAAACTTCAGCGCCAGTATGCCGACCGCATTCCCCGGCCGCCTCTTTCCGCGCTCGTCGACCACATCGACCACATCGCCAAGGTTGCCGGCGTTGATCACGTCGGTCTGGGTTCCGACTTCGACGGCGTCAACGGCCAGTTGCCGGAAGGCATGGATTCCCCAGCCGACCTCCCTAAAATCACCGCAGCATTGATGCAGCGCGGATACTCCGCTGAAGACTGCCGTAAAATTCTAGGCGGCAATCTCCTCCGTGTCTTCCACGAAGTTGAACAGGTAAGCAAGCAGCTCCAAGCCGAAAACCGCCCCCGCATTACTGACAAGCAGCCATTTCAGAAGTAG
- the dnaE gene encoding DNA polymerase III subunit alpha, producing MAEFTHLHLHTEYSLLDGACDVHKLIDRVASLGQKSVAMTDHGNIYGAVHFFNAAKAKGIKPILGCELYVCKAEDHRAETPNDQYNHLLVLAENEEGYRNLIRLTSEASLHGFYRKPRVSKKFLADNAKGLIGFSGCLSGELCEELMAGHYEKAKGAAVQYQDIFGRGNFYLEIQDQGLEQEKKIQSDLFRLEKELNIPLVLTNDSHYLCGEDSHAHDVMLCVQTGSKVHDAERFRFDSDQFFVKSADEMGRLFPDSPGVTQTTMEIAERCNFKLHAVDNPFPEFVVPPEHTIDSYFEEVCRKGLKKRLETAVLQLELRGVRRSPTHEYESRLSFEIDIIKQMKYSGYFLIVWDFIKYARDNGIPVGPGRGSATGSLVAYAMEITNIDPMQNVLLFERFLNPERVTMPDIDVDFCQNRRGEVIEYVTRKYGREQVAQIITFNTMAAKASIKDCGRAMDMPYGDVDRIAKLVPPTVGMTLEKALEESPDLRKAYDNDKQVRELIDTARKLEGLVRGAGVHASAVVIAPRPLTELVPLNRTKNDEIVTAYDMKSVEKMGLLKMDFLGLATLTVITDCVKLIEQSRGEAVDIEMVPLDDPETFKRVFHPALTSGIFQFESSGMRDILRRYKPDTVEELTALNALYRPGPMDMIDDFVERKWGRRKVEFLLPELEGILKDSLGVIVYQEQVMRIANVLASYSLGEADLLRRAMGKKDPKAMAEQRDRFMNGASKLGHPKAAVEEIFEQMAKFSGYGFNKSHSAAYALVAYQTAYLKTHYPVEFMAALLTSETSKPENVVKYIAECREMNIKVEPPDVQVSGAQFTPHGEAIRFGLAAVKNVGGNAIDSITQAREEVGGRFKTFWEFCEKVDLRVMNKRVIESLIKAGALDSLGKRGPLYAAVDKAMERAQKAQKDAAQGQAGLFGLFNESPTHTHSGDDLPRVPDWEEGERLTNEKEVLGFFVSGHPLDKYADKIKNLSGVISTADALERKPPERRWGKESDPADEIQVAGLMQGLRVQKTKRDGKLYAQAILEDATGKIELIAFPRDYERLTEQMKIEAPVLVRGVLSGDEDSAPKISVSQIVPLESVQVKLPSGVRIRISLDRATEELLANLKSAADAAPGPGKVMIFLEKKGEFQVILEPEQMSVAADRCWVERVEELTGKGTVQPLG from the coding sequence ATGGCCGAATTCACCCATCTCCATCTCCACACCGAATACTCCCTCCTCGACGGCGCATGCGACGTACACAAACTCATTGATCGCGTCGCATCCCTCGGCCAGAAATCCGTGGCCATGACCGACCACGGCAATATCTACGGAGCGGTGCACTTTTTCAATGCGGCCAAGGCCAAAGGCATCAAGCCGATCCTCGGGTGCGAGCTGTATGTATGTAAGGCCGAAGACCATCGTGCCGAAACGCCCAACGACCAGTACAACCATCTGCTCGTGCTGGCAGAAAACGAAGAAGGCTACCGCAACCTGATTCGGCTCACGAGCGAAGCCAGCCTGCATGGCTTCTATCGCAAACCGCGTGTCAGCAAAAAGTTCCTGGCCGATAACGCGAAGGGACTGATCGGGTTTTCCGGCTGCCTCTCCGGCGAGCTTTGCGAAGAACTGATGGCCGGCCACTACGAGAAGGCCAAGGGTGCAGCCGTGCAGTACCAGGACATCTTCGGCCGCGGCAATTTCTATTTGGAAATTCAGGATCAGGGCCTCGAGCAGGAGAAGAAAATTCAGTCGGACCTTTTTCGTCTCGAAAAGGAATTGAACATCCCTCTCGTACTTACCAACGACTCGCATTATCTCTGCGGCGAAGACTCGCACGCCCACGATGTGATGCTCTGCGTGCAGACCGGCTCAAAGGTGCATGACGCCGAGCGCTTTCGCTTCGACTCCGACCAGTTCTTCGTCAAATCCGCCGACGAGATGGGCCGCCTCTTTCCTGACTCGCCCGGCGTGACGCAAACAACAATGGAGATAGCCGAGCGTTGCAACTTCAAGCTGCATGCCGTAGACAATCCGTTTCCCGAGTTCGTCGTTCCCCCGGAACACACCATCGATAGCTATTTCGAAGAGGTCTGCCGCAAGGGCCTGAAGAAGCGTCTGGAGACAGCGGTACTGCAACTCGAACTGCGTGGAGTGCGCCGTTCGCCGACCCACGAATATGAATCGCGCCTCAGTTTTGAAATCGACATCATCAAGCAGATGAAGTACTCGGGATACTTCCTCATCGTCTGGGACTTCATCAAGTACGCGCGAGACAATGGCATCCCTGTCGGCCCGGGGCGCGGTTCGGCGACAGGTTCGCTCGTCGCCTACGCCATGGAGATTACCAACATCGATCCGATGCAGAATGTGCTGCTCTTCGAGCGCTTCCTCAATCCCGAACGCGTCACCATGCCCGATATCGACGTGGACTTCTGCCAGAACCGCCGCGGCGAGGTCATTGAATACGTTACCCGTAAGTATGGGCGCGAGCAGGTAGCGCAGATCATCACCTTCAATACCATGGCCGCCAAGGCATCCATCAAAGACTGCGGTCGCGCGATGGATATGCCTTACGGCGATGTCGACAGAATTGCCAAGCTGGTGCCACCGACCGTGGGGATGACGCTGGAGAAGGCATTGGAGGAGTCGCCCGATCTGCGCAAAGCGTATGACAACGACAAGCAGGTTCGCGAACTCATCGATACCGCAAGGAAGCTCGAGGGACTGGTGCGCGGGGCAGGAGTGCATGCGTCGGCGGTGGTCATCGCGCCGCGTCCGCTCACGGAACTGGTGCCGTTGAACCGCACGAAGAACGATGAAATCGTGACGGCCTACGACATGAAGTCCGTCGAGAAGATGGGCCTGCTGAAGATGGACTTCCTGGGTCTGGCCACTCTCACCGTGATTACAGATTGCGTGAAGCTCATCGAGCAGAGTCGCGGAGAAGCGGTCGATATCGAGATGGTTCCGTTAGACGATCCCGAGACCTTCAAGCGAGTGTTTCACCCGGCGCTCACGTCAGGGATCTTCCAGTTCGAATCAAGTGGGATGCGGGATATTTTGCGCCGTTACAAGCCCGATACGGTCGAGGAGTTGACCGCGCTGAACGCTCTCTATCGCCCCGGGCCGATGGATATGATCGATGACTTCGTCGAACGCAAATGGGGACGGCGCAAGGTCGAGTTTCTGCTTCCTGAGCTTGAGGGCATACTCAAAGACTCACTTGGCGTCATCGTCTATCAGGAACAGGTCATGCGGATCGCGAACGTGCTGGCCAGCTACAGCCTGGGTGAAGCCGACCTGCTGCGGCGCGCGATGGGGAAAAAAGATCCCAAAGCGATGGCGGAGCAGCGTGATCGATTTATGAACGGCGCCTCGAAACTCGGGCATCCCAAGGCCGCGGTTGAAGAGATATTTGAGCAGATGGCCAAGTTCTCGGGATACGGATTTAACAAATCGCACTCCGCAGCCTACGCGCTGGTTGCCTACCAGACGGCGTACTTGAAGACTCACTATCCCGTCGAATTCATGGCCGCACTGCTCACTTCGGAAACATCGAAGCCGGAAAATGTCGTCAAGTACATTGCAGAATGCCGGGAGATGAATATCAAGGTCGAGCCACCGGACGTTCAAGTCAGTGGCGCGCAATTCACACCGCATGGCGAGGCCATTCGTTTCGGCTTGGCCGCCGTGAAGAACGTTGGCGGCAATGCGATTGATTCCATCACCCAGGCGCGCGAAGAAGTGGGTGGCCGCTTCAAGACCTTCTGGGAGTTTTGCGAAAAAGTAGATCTGCGCGTCATGAACAAACGCGTAATTGAGTCTCTTATCAAGGCTGGTGCGCTCGATTCACTGGGCAAACGCGGTCCGCTTTACGCGGCAGTCGACAAGGCGATGGAGCGCGCGCAGAAAGCGCAGAAAGATGCGGCGCAGGGCCAGGCCGGCCTGTTTGGCCTCTTCAATGAGTCTCCAACGCACACCCACAGCGGGGATGATTTGCCCAGGGTTCCCGACTGGGAAGAAGGCGAGCGACTGACTAACGAAAAGGAAGTGCTGGGCTTCTTTGTCTCCGGTCACCCGTTGGATAAGTACGCCGACAAGATCAAGAACCTCAGCGGCGTCATTTCAACTGCGGATGCGCTCGAGCGCAAACCACCAGAGCGTCGCTGGGGCAAGGAGTCAGACCCCGCCGACGAGATACAGGTGGCCGGGTTGATGCAAGGCCTTCGCGTGCAGAAGACCAAACGCGACGGAAAGCTGTATGCGCAGGCGATTCTCGAAGACGCCACGGGCAAGATCGAACTGATTGCCTTTCCGCGCGATTACGAGCGCTTGACCGAGCAAATGAAGATCGAAGCGCCAGTGCTGGTACGCGGAGTGCTGTCCGGCGACGAAGATTCAGCGCCGAAGATTTCCGTGAGTCAAATCGTCCCGCTCGAGTCAGTTCAGGTAAAGTTGCCGTCCGGCGTGCGGATTCGCATTAGCCTCGACCGCGCCACAGAGGAACTGCTGGCAAATCTGAAGAGTGCCGCAGACGCAGCCCCGGGCCCCGGCAAAGTAATGATCTTCCTTGAGAAGAAAGGGGAGTTTCAGGTGATTCTCGAGCCGGAGCAGATGAGCGTGGCCGCAGACCGATGCTGGGTAGAGCGCGTCGAGGAATTGACAGGCAAGGGAACGGTCCAGCCGCTGGGATAA
- a CDS encoding DUF6526 family protein, translated as MSKPQSLKNHARFDPLYHFFITAFYLANLVYASIHLHRQPSLSSGWYLVLSIVVIVPILKLRTYPLKVQDRVIRLEERLRLQALAPQVWHAQIYRLSESQLIALRFAGDDEVVELAKQALEHNLTRKQIKERIRSWRTDDWRV; from the coding sequence ATGAGTAAGCCGCAAAGCCTGAAGAACCACGCACGTTTCGATCCCCTCTACCACTTCTTCATCACCGCGTTCTACCTGGCCAACCTGGTGTACGCGAGCATTCACCTGCATCGGCAACCAAGTTTGTCGTCGGGCTGGTACCTGGTGCTATCCATCGTGGTAATCGTACCCATCCTCAAGTTGCGGACGTATCCGTTAAAGGTGCAGGACCGCGTGATTCGGCTCGAGGAGCGGTTGCGGCTGCAGGCGCTGGCACCCCAGGTTTGGCACGCACAGATCTACAGACTCAGCGAGAGCCAGCTGATCGCTTTGCGGTTTGCGGGCGATGACGAAGTGGTGGAGCTGGCCAAGCAAGCGCTGGAGCATAATCTGACGCGGAAACAGATCAAAGAGCGCATCCGCAGTTGGCGCACCGACGACTGGCGGGTATAA